A portion of the Phormidium ambiguum IAM M-71 genome contains these proteins:
- the wecB gene encoding non-hydrolyzing UDP-N-acetylglucosamine 2-epimerase, with protein sequence MPEFRYKVCIILGTRPEAIKLAPVIQQFKRSPAFETQVVLTGQHREMVEQVMRLFEIAADRDLAIMQHQQTLTDITCRSLSGLESLFKEVKPDLAIVQGDTTTAFAAALAAFYQKIPVGHVEAGLRTDDLFNPYPEEANRRLISQITQLHFAPTTLAVENLQRSGVVGEIHHTGNTVIDALLTVAKKNPVCQIPNLNWQKYRTLLATVHRRENWGEPLKDIAKGFLLILEKFPDTALLLPLHRNPTVREPLREILGNHPRVFLTEPLDYTELVAAIQGCYLLLTDSGGLQEEAPSLGKPVLVLRETTERPEAIAAGTAKLIGTDPDRILSTTTELLCNQSEYQTMATAVNPFGDGHAAERIIQIVTSYADKLSQTH encoded by the coding sequence ATGCCTGAATTTCGTTACAAAGTTTGTATTATTTTAGGAACGAGACCAGAAGCGATTAAATTAGCTCCGGTAATTCAACAGTTTAAGCGATCGCCTGCTTTTGAGACACAAGTGGTGTTAACAGGACAGCATCGGGAGATGGTGGAACAGGTGATGCGCCTGTTTGAAATTGCTGCCGATCGAGATTTAGCAATTATGCAACATCAGCAAACGCTGACGGATATTACTTGTCGCAGTTTGTCGGGATTAGAAAGTTTATTTAAAGAAGTAAAGCCTGATTTAGCGATCGTCCAAGGAGATACTACCACCGCTTTTGCTGCTGCATTAGCCGCATTTTACCAAAAGATTCCTGTTGGTCATGTGGAAGCGGGATTAAGAACTGATGACTTGTTTAATCCTTATCCAGAAGAAGCGAATCGACGGTTAATTTCTCAGATTACGCAATTACATTTTGCTCCGACTACTTTAGCAGTAGAAAACTTACAGCGATCGGGAGTTGTCGGAGAAATTCACCACACTGGCAACACGGTAATTGATGCGTTATTAACGGTAGCGAAAAAAAATCCTGTTTGTCAGATTCCGAATTTAAATTGGCAGAAATATCGGACGTTATTAGCAACAGTTCATCGGCGAGAAAATTGGGGTGAACCGTTAAAAGATATTGCTAAAGGGTTCTTGTTAATTTTAGAGAAATTTCCTGATACAGCTTTATTATTACCCTTACATCGTAATCCGACCGTGAGAGAACCTTTAAGAGAAATTTTGGGTAATCATCCCAGAGTTTTTCTCACAGAACCATTGGATTATACAGAATTAGTAGCAGCGATTCAGGGTTGCTATTTATTATTAACTGATTCTGGTGGACTTCAAGAAGAAGCGCCGAGTTTGGGCAAACCTGTTTTAGTATTACGGGAAACTACGGAACGTCCAGAGGCGATCGCAGCTGGAACAGCAAAATTAATCGGGACCGATCCCGATCGTATCCTTTCTACTACTACAGAATTGTTGTGTAATCAAAGCGAATACCAAACAATGGCTACAGCCGTCAACCCCTTTGGGGACGGTCATGCAGCAGAACGAATTATTCAAATAGTCACTTCTTACGCCGATAAACTTTCCCAAACTCATTAA